TTCGCTGCCAGGAGTTGCTTgagaggtgggttacatcggttttgactcctaagttcataatcgtcgacatgtatagaacTCAATTTTTGGTattctattctagctcgaattcatggattaattgattgattgcaaatctgaatttggagcatgtggtaataaatttagtagattatacatgttggacttggaaagtgaattaggagaaaacctgcgatttggacctgtcaccagatttaactacctgatttagctctaggggccgttagaaaattgtactgtcgcagtttcttcgagacgagtactccaggtagtttagaatgtatttacactcgtgctggttcgccgagtggatttttacagggtcgttcaggtcgtttcggactgttgggtgccgtcagagttgacggtggacccgtatcgcctttttggcgtcagattgtgccgagggcacgttacatGTTGGTTgatagaccagtttgagtcaattatttgactttggctagttggagcctgatttgagctcgacagagatacgctgcatactcggttgggtagcgcccacgagtgccactccggagtcaggcttgtgcttttgcgttggtgtcgctcatgccagttggacttgctctccacggaccagttagtgtggatagagcccgatagtcgcaacggggcagggacgggtgtattcacagtcccggggacgggtatgcttacagtcccgattggattgggtcagatttgacatttcctacagttggttagtgtagagcatgatagtgtagtggatgatagcggtagagtatgcttcctgctttccttctatccttgctcccttctgtagacttagtgggtgaccgatgttgttttgggcggtacccactgaggactacttgtttttacagtagttctcacgcccagttgttacctatatttttgcagagccacaggttccggttgctgcaccgtctgcggaccaagatcgaggtaagggcgtcgcgagctagagccctacccgacgtgctgagctagaggtgccctactgcaggtagatgttttgtttcgagtttatgtacatagttgacttaactcgccagtgcgagtagctctgtattttggatctgaactatgtatatgaaactctgttttatttagcttcagttttctctagcagctctctactactgttcgtagtagtgtttgatttacaggtacagctatcgcttcgtatacaggaaaaatttcttgtatacggcggatttgtcggcgtgcccggggaatgtgtaatccggggcgtgacaatttttgtatacattaattttttttgtttgtattttaaagctttataagattatatataagacataaaatcaaaattaatgacTGTCTAATTTATAATTCCAGTTGGAAAAAAAGACCCATTCAATGACTTTTTAGGTAAGCATACATAAAACTTACGTCAATTATCGCCCTTTTTGGATTTgcccaattttaaaaattttaattttactatcttattttttaatttatttgatatgaGCAAATTGATaactttttaacttcaaaatttgaatgcgctATTTATCTTATacgaattttattaaaataagtataaCTAGCTTAACTTTTACATCGGGAGAGCCATCAGATTACTTAAAtccaacaaattaaaagatttggtactacaattaaaattttaaaaggtttggTAGCCTAATCAAAAGATTTCTATATTTCTACCTAAagtttaaaaaaggaaaaacttcaaatatcacccctgtggtttcacactttctcattttagtaccatgtggtttaaagtgtattaatttagtgtcctgtggttttatttttatctttttattattgattccactaattttttcgttaaatcaatgacaaaattaaaattaaagggtactaaaatgaatatttgataaacctaggtggggtatttgaagttttttgtatataatttaacgaaatattaacgaaaaaattgatgaaaagataaaaatgaaaccacaggacactaacttgatacactttaaattatagggtactaaagtgagaaagtgcgaaatcacaggggtggtatttgaaaatttttctttaaaaaatctaACTATTAAAATGGGGCGCTTTGGTGGCTGTTTGCAAAACAGCTATAGTTCAGGGAGTCTCTGTACATTTTTCCCTGTATAAAGTGGGGCTGATTTGAAATATATAGTTCCATGTGTGTTGATATGACATGAGATCTGATCACCATTTTGctttactttttcctttttaatttatattttttgcttaGAAAATTTTTGCATTACACTGTTTAATTCATGGAGTACAAAAATATACTAAAGAGCCGTTTATTTGCATACAGTTATAACTGCACCACAGTtataattagatataattttaaatcttaagcTTGTTTGGGCGCAGTTGATTTCAATTtatgcagttggaactgcatgACGAGAACCAACTACTGCATCGGAGAGGAATTCGCTCACCTCTTTATCTAAAAAATGacagaattcataaattcactTATCAACTGTAGGCTagtaaacataaaaaatataactgcAGCTGTTGCAGTTGCGTAAAACTAATTAATAGACTCGTTGTACTTGTAATTATTGCTGCACTTTCAACTGCATGCATTTTTAACTACATTAGTTTTGTAACTATCCAATCGACAAATCAATAAttggtaaagaaaaataataggtTTTTTTGGTCCTTTTTCTGTTCTTTTATTGCTAGGAAAGAATGCATAGaaatatatgagttgagctagaatactctcaaaagcaccaagagggtggtgcttttgagtttttaccctttggatggagagatgtagggttgggatgatggtggtagctgatggtagatggaatagtgtttgatccaaagactattagtaatcaagggatagatccaagggttagaaacGTAGAAGCACCAAtgagttggtgcttctaaaagtattctagctcaattacatatatatatatatatatatatataataagagtgGGCTGATATGTTTATGGAAGCATGGAGCCCTCGTActtccaagttattttcgatgttcgctttcaaatcgacgatcgcttcgttagagttgatctagagtatttgaagtacctagaaaataaattttgtgatttttcgatatcatttgcctagtgatcgaaggttTCAAAATCGataaattttaatggccgtggtgagccggttgcaagttatacgtgtagaaatatccaaatcacaagaaatttgatagaaaattctttataccatataaaacaagatcaataactttgatctaaaattttaatgtcatatcatcatattttgtaagattttattttcaggccgttgattttgagccacttcgatcataggcaaatgatatcgaaaattgcaaaatttattttctagatacttcaaatactctagatcaagtttaacggtgtcgatcgtgatttcgaaagtccgaacatcgaaaacaaagtggaagcacggagccttccgtgctttcataagcatcctagccgctataatatatatatataatatagagtagggctactatactattatgagtattgagcccttcgtactcataagttgttttcgatgatggagcttctgaatcgacgatccactccgttaaatatgatttagagtatttgaaacttttaggtatcgtttggttcgaggataagcaaaagtggctattccagggataggtataaattgaggtataagcgggattagattaaattttacgtttggatgaaaattgggttatttctgaaaataaaaaatagcgtttggttaggtaagatggaattagaaggatagtgggttttataaataaaaaataatgatattatcctctattatatttgaatttgaattttaaaattttaaatttatatttttaaatttaaaattttaactttgaaattttaaaatttgaaatttaaaatctcaaattttaaattcaaaattttaaattttaaaattcaaatttaaatttaagatcaaatttaaatttgaaaaataaaaataaaaattttaaatttcaaaaattaaaattatcaaatttaaaatttaaaatttaaattataactttaattttgagattataaattataaattataaattttaaaaatttaaatttttaattttttaaaatttaaaatacagataaggtgggaacaattaataaaaataatttattataataaatttataaatttttttaaaattctacttaaacttaaatttaataaaaagaatttattataatttttaaatataatttattaaaaattttattataatatttaaatataaataatatgtattaatatagtacaattaataattttataataaaaataatgtattataatatatgacatattatatttatttaatttagttttaattcaatttataattttaattaagtttgaaattaagcattggaataacactattccaccaaaacggtggaatagcaaattccttgctattccgggataatcAGGAATAGCAatgtttgaccgggataaaatattccggctaaatttcaccccgtttggcggaatagcggggataactttcgttatccctgcTTAtccctcgaaccaaacggggccttagaaaataaattttgtaattttttgaaattataataaagcccatcaagcaggcataaaatgaacggtcaaaatcgaacgatgtcttaaaaatagatgatcggatccttcaattaagattagagttattgatctttatctaggtagtgaatagaattatttatcaaaaattcaacctattcggattcttttacaccgttaaactagcaagtattccataccggccgttaaaaattgtcaattttgtgagctttgatcgtaaggtaaatgatgtcgagaaattataaatttgatttctagatgtttcaaatgctctagataacgtttaacgatgtggatcgtcgattcggaagctctatcatcgaaaatgacttatgagtacgagggcgatcgtacttataagagtatagtagccgaactttctctctctctctctctctttatatatatatatatatatatatatatatatatatatatatataggtctcaaaattgacaaactttaacggtcggtatgaaATACTTCctaatttaatggtgtaaaagaattaaaatcaattgaatttttgatagaaaattctatttacaatctcgataaaaatcaataactccgatctcaaattaaaggatccgattatccatatttaggacgtcgttcgattttgactgttcatttttatgcccgcttgatggactttattatgatttcgaaaaattactaaatttatcttttagaaatttcaaatactatagatcatatttaataaaatgaattgtcgatttggaagctccatcatcgaaaacgaactttatactcataagagtttagtagccctactctatatatatgtatattggaACAAAAACTTTATGAACAGCTTCTCGTATAGTCATGTTTGGTAAAATccgtaatattattattattattattttttgagagataggtagcacgttatccgtttcgtttatttcatttagaaataaacttagctggaaatgtgaatcaaccaggattcgaatttggatctcgggtaccaaccaccaagccttttgctacttgctctagggacggtcggtaatccGTAATATTGTTGgaacaaaaaatttatgtgGTCTTTCAAAATATGTTTTCAATATGTTCTTTAAGAGTTAATAAAAGtttatttggattttaaaattgcagtaatattttttaaaattttctcttttcgcATGATCTCCTACTAGAGAACTTAATTGCCATTTATTTCAAACAATACTTTAACCTAAACATCCAAtcaattcaaaaagaaaatattattattattattattctttaatgagaaaaataaaatactattcatttcatttattttttaaaaataaactaaattaaaaatataaaataactaaaatttgaattcaaaaaatcAAATACCAACCATTAAAACTTTAACCGATTGCACTCGATACGATcggtaatttaaaaaaaatattaaataaattaattatttggtaTCATATTATTTATGTTCCTAAACaaccaaatttatttctaaattcacccctctcattatatatatatatacactttaaaaattattatatttggtatGATGGGGAAAAGTActtttttggaattttattttaaaaaaaggaatagGAAGGGTAAGATGATGGGGGAAATActtttttggaattttattttacaaaaaaggaaaaaaaaacaaataaaaagtcaaaaacaAAATGCCTTAGTTAGGGGAAAATAAAACAATATGCTTGTGGGATTTGATGAATAAAAGTATTTGGGGATCCCcttaactataattttttttttaaaaaaaaatttattttggctAGGTATTAGCTGTcacttattttaatttgagttatttcTAAATCGAATATGAAGTAAAAATTAATCTAAgagtcaaaaaattaataataaatacaatTATCATATTATTATCAATAGCATTTTAgttccactatatatatatatatatatgaattatattttattagaataattttatagatGATATGATGTTAGTTAGAATTAATAACTCACACCCTATCaagtcaatttttttaaaaataatcataattaatggtactaaaaattgataattttaacagttaaaattaacttaattagTATTAAATTCAGCaaaatctctaatttattttgtgaaaaaaatttagcactaacaaaccaaaatttgataaagtaataattgaaataaaatagtacaaaaaaaaaacttggaaatggctaataattgggtaaaaattataaaaaaaataaaaaaactgccccctttttttttttttagagaaaaattatattttgaggatgagagagaaaatccCATTCATCACAACTTGTCATATCTCTtcccccaactctctctctctctctcttgtttctctctctaaaatcctCTCAAAAAGTGGGGGAGGCAAAGGTTACCCCAAAAAGATCACAAAAGTAGGAAatgggctcttcttcttctccattaGGGCTTCTTATGCGGCCCCCAAACCCTAcagtttctctctcctcctcctcctcctcctcctccaccttgGGGGCCCCGAGCAcctcccaaaaccctagcttttcGTGCTCTTCCCCCAATTCCCCCTCTAATGGGAGATGGGTCGGAGCCAAAATCGCACCTTGGGGCCAAACCGCCCTCAATTCTAATCATTGGGTatatcctctttctctctctagcttggtaaaataagactttttttttttttttctttttcattgttTTTAACTGTGATTTTAAATGATGCTGTGATGTATGTGTTATTCTTCGTTCATGCTCTCTTGCAATTATATGTCATAAATTGATTTTAGGAATTTTTTCGTGGGTTTGATCATGAAGCTATCTTGTGTGTTGggttctcttagtgaattggctaaaactcaaaatcaacTTTATGTATGTACTTATTCGTATTCGGTTTGTAAATATGATGAAAAAGATGCGAGAAGTATGATTTAAAGCTTTTAGCTTGAATAATAATGTACTAGGTTTTGTGCTTCTGAGAGGATTTATCAGGATTAATCTGAAAAGATTTCAAACATTGGTAAGAACTTCTCGACGAATTTTGTATGAGTGTTTTGCTTTACATGGATTCAGTATGCTAATGCTCATGCATTTGCTTAGTGCGAATATTTTCTGAAAATCATTAACTTAACAGAGTTAAATATACAGCGTAATCCCTGCTATTCGGATTCCTGAACACTTTTTGATAGTAGTAGATTTGCTTGAGAAAAGAACTGTTCGTGAGCATGTTGTTGAATCTTTAGATGTTCTCGTGGAAATATATCTTAGTGATTAGTATCGATTAACAGAAAAGTAGTCTTTTCAATTAATGGCAATCACATGGCTTGGCTCAACCATTTTAGTCGTCATCGAATTATCATCTGTcacatgattttttttccccaaatgCTGTCATAAATAGTTAGTACTTGCTACTCGGGAGAAACTGCGCAGATGCTTATATCCCTCTGTCCCTCTGTGCTGTATCAGCATCAGactagaaaattctacttacgCTCATACGATGAATTTCATAGTTTCTGTAATGAAAAGTTATAGCACTTCAGTATATCAATGAATACTAAATATACGGCCCTTCTATTTCCAATTCCGCTTGATATTGCCCCTGGCCTGGTGATTTAGGCTAAGAAGATTAATTTATCAATTATGGAATTCATTGTTGTTCGTTTATATGGTCCTTATAATCTGAATTTGTTTACTCGTTTAGAAATTATACCTGCTAACCCATACGAGTTTTGTGATATATTTGGTTTTCACTAATGATTTACTACCAGGGGCTGTTTTTTTTATGTGCTCGTATAGTGGCTTCGTGGATGTATGAGAAGAGGCAGGGCTGAAATTATTGCGAGGAATCAAAGTGCAGGTGGTGCATTTATGTTCGGACCTGACGAGGAGAATGGCACGCAAGTTCCTACTCAGGCTCAGTCGGTTGTCGAAGGTTCAGGCGCCGTCCTTGTATCAGAGTACAAACCAATTCCTGATATAGATTATCTTCAGGTATTTGTTCATTGAAAATCTATTAAAAACTGTTGTCCATGTCGTTTAATTGTAGGGTCTCTTGCATATGTATCGTTGCATCATCTATTTACGTATATACCAGAGTAAAaatctgagtttcatatacgCAGCTTGGAAGGGCAATATCTTATAGAGTTTTCCTTAGGTTTCAAAAGTTGATGTTGCATTAGGAAAGTAAAGAagcacaattttctttttttttgcccccTCTTCAAGTACAGGggatttttatataataaattaagtattCAATGGGCATTTTGAAGACTTAGATATTTGCAGGTATTTACatggaaaaatatattttttcaggtGTATGTACAGTTGTATTTCCTGTCCATAAACAATTGATACTCGCCGAGCAAGGATGTTATTATAGTCTTGTAGAATATAAAAATCCCTCATTGTTGTGAAATTTTCTCCATTATTTAGGAGCTGATTTTTCGGAGTCCCCCATTATTGTAATTATTAACAATTCATATTTGTTTCAGggataaaagagagagagcatgatttgataattttattccTACACAATAACTTTTCTGTTTAATGTTTAGCGACTGTTTAGTACTGATGCTTTTAGCTATTGGCGTAGTCTAATGTTCTAGTGCCATGCTAGGAATTACTGGCCATTCAGCAACAAGGACCTCGAGCAATTGGCTTTTTTGGGACGAGAAATATGGGATTCATGCATCAGCAACTTATTGAGATTCTGAGCTACGCTATGGTCATAACGGTACTGAAGcatttcccttttccttttttttcccttttattctCTTTCATTAACTTTTACTGTTCTGATCTCCTACTCCTTGCTGTTACTGCAGAAGAATCATATATTCACATCAGGAGCATCAGGTACTAATGCAGCCGTTATCAGAGGCGCTTTAAGAGCGGAGAAGCCGGAGCTGCTTACTGTAATATTGCCGCAAAGCTTGAAAAAGCAGTCTCCCGAAAGCCAGGAATTGCTGTCTAAAGTAAGCCTTCCATGACTTACGTTCCATGACTTAACATGAACCACCTCTTTGTTACTGGCAAAAGTTATGTCGATTGGCTGTATTGTTAGGGTGTTTCGATCGTAATGGCACTATCGATACATTCGTTTTGGTGTTTTCTTTCGATACGTCCGTTACATTTCTTCTTTGTTCTTGTGTAACTTATTTTCTTAAGTTTAACCCCATAATAGTTCAAATAATCAGTCAGCGACTTCATAGATAG
This DNA window, taken from Ananas comosus cultivar F153 linkage group 21, ASM154086v1, whole genome shotgun sequence, encodes the following:
- the LOC109726551 gene encoding uncharacterized protein LOC109726551, translating into MGSSSSPLGLLMRPPNPTVSLSSSSSSSSTLGAPSTSQNPSFSCSSPNSPSNGRWVGAKIAPWGQTALNSNHWWLRGCMRRGRAEIIARNQSAGGAFMFGPDEENGTQVPTQAQSVVEGSGAVLVSEYKPIPDIDYLQELLAIQQQGPRAIGFFGTRNMGFMHQQLIEILSYAMVITKNHIFTSGASGTNAAVIRGALRAEKPELLTVILPQSLKKQSPESQELLSKVKNLIEKPQYDHLPLIEASRLCNMDIISKVQQVICFAFHDSKLLMETCQEAKNLRKIVTLFYLD